In one Sulfitobacter sp. LCG007 genomic region, the following are encoded:
- a CDS encoding response regulator encodes MLAYVGLGTISGLLAFAGGLIAGHSFLISLLIYSGVGSGVTVLTAVADTMRREYLAHRKTVADKPRSAAEVINLADSSPISDVRSDELRILAVDDDPFIRDLIPMITSKAGHTNVVTAGSGEEALKLLGHGTKREFDCFLFDICMPEMDGVELCSRIRDLPVYDDVPVIMLTAMREKSSLDRAYSAGATDYVKKPFEISVLARKLDEALKVSEVRQEGGALVADVAADPARTGAVGPTDAMKGGRIEGVDNLVEMKQLENYLCSLSKAAFRNCQIVAVSLTDSTENQSAASQRNLLRRTAEAINDAFGQNHGLMTHAGEGTFIVVTSPAWFASAEELEGAFWEYFEPPSKKTVMGRNSDIRFTSGDPFCPSPADVNTPGKVLGRALDQLRKKGTQGGPGARSANILKFG; translated from the coding sequence ATGTTGGCGTATGTTGGGTTGGGCACCATCTCGGGCCTTCTGGCTTTTGCTGGAGGACTTATTGCCGGCCACTCGTTCCTCATCTCATTGCTGATCTACAGCGGCGTCGGGTCGGGCGTAACCGTCCTGACAGCCGTCGCGGACACGATGCGCAGGGAATATCTCGCTCACCGCAAGACCGTCGCGGACAAGCCGCGCTCTGCAGCCGAGGTGATCAACCTTGCCGACAGTAGCCCGATTTCGGACGTGCGATCGGACGAGCTGAGGATCCTGGCCGTCGACGACGACCCGTTCATTCGCGACCTCATCCCCATGATCACGTCCAAGGCGGGTCATACGAATGTCGTGACGGCGGGATCGGGTGAGGAGGCGCTGAAGTTGCTCGGTCACGGCACGAAACGCGAATTCGACTGTTTCCTCTTCGATATCTGCATGCCCGAGATGGATGGCGTCGAGCTTTGCAGCCGGATCCGCGATCTGCCGGTTTATGATGACGTTCCGGTCATCATGCTGACCGCAATGCGCGAGAAGTCGTCTCTCGACAGGGCCTACAGTGCCGGCGCAACGGATTACGTAAAGAAGCCGTTCGAGATTTCCGTACTTGCGCGGAAACTGGACGAGGCCCTGAAGGTCTCGGAAGTCAGACAGGAAGGCGGGGCGCTGGTTGCGGATGTCGCAGCCGATCCCGCACGTACAGGCGCGGTGGGACCTACCGACGCGATGAAGGGTGGCCGGATCGAGGGCGTGGACAACCTCGTCGAGATGAAACAGCTCGAAAACTATCTGTGCAGCCTGTCCAAAGCAGCATTCCGGAACTGTCAGATCGTCGCTGTCAGCCTGACCGACTCGACGGAAAACCAGTCCGCGGCAAGCCAGCGCAATCTCCTGCGACGCACCGCGGAAGCCATCAACGACGCTTTCGGGCAGAACCACGGTCTGATGACTCACGCCGGCGAGGGGACATTTATTGTCGTCACGAGCCCCGCGTGGTTCGCATCCGCCGAGGAACTCGAAGGCGCTTTCTGGGAATACTTCGAGCCTCCAAGCAAGAAGACGGTGATGGGCCGGAATTCGGATATCCGGTTCACCAGCGGCGACCCGTTCTGCCCGAGCCCGGCCGACGTCAACACGCCCGGCAAGGTCCTCGGGCGCGCTTTGGACCAACTGCGGAAAAAGGGCACGCAAGGCGGACCAGGCGCGCGCAGCGCGAACATCCTGAAATTCGGCTGA
- a CDS encoding class I SAM-dependent RNA methyltransferase has translation MPEKQTFEILLVTAPGLEGALQAEAAEKGFDVTGTIPGGVSLRGDWPDVWRANLHLRCATRVLARFGSFRAPHLAQLDKRARRFDWAGVLRPDVPIRVDVSCTRSRIYHDRAAAQRIEGALRDGPGMPIDAAADLRLMVRIEDDLCTFSVDTSGEALHKRGHKPAVGKAPMRETLAAGFLRLCGYDGTEPVLDPMCGSGTFVIEAAEIAAGLAPGRSRGFAFERLAGFDPEVWESMRDEAARGVVMPGQRFYGSDRDAGAIRNASANSERSGTAGATQFLRHAISDLKRPDGPPGLVIVNPPYGGRIGDRKLLFSLYGALGKTLAERFAGWRVGLVTSDRGLAKATGLKFADPTVSVAHGGISVHLFRSGPLG, from the coding sequence CTGCAGGCGGAAGCCGCCGAGAAAGGCTTCGACGTGACCGGAACCATTCCCGGCGGCGTCAGCCTGCGCGGCGACTGGCCCGACGTCTGGCGCGCCAATCTTCATCTGCGCTGCGCGACGCGCGTGCTCGCGCGCTTCGGATCGTTCCGGGCGCCGCACCTGGCCCAGCTCGACAAGCGGGCCCGACGATTCGACTGGGCGGGAGTGCTGCGCCCCGACGTGCCGATCCGCGTCGACGTAAGCTGTACGCGCTCGCGGATTTATCACGACCGGGCTGCCGCACAGCGCATCGAGGGCGCCTTGCGTGACGGGCCCGGCATGCCGATCGACGCTGCCGCGGATCTGCGGCTGATGGTGCGGATCGAGGACGACCTCTGCACGTTCAGCGTCGATACCAGCGGAGAGGCGCTGCACAAGCGCGGCCACAAGCCCGCCGTCGGCAAGGCCCCCATGCGCGAGACACTGGCCGCCGGGTTCCTGCGTCTGTGCGGCTATGACGGGACCGAGCCGGTGCTCGACCCGATGTGCGGATCCGGCACCTTCGTGATCGAAGCGGCGGAAATAGCTGCCGGGCTGGCGCCCGGTCGCTCGCGTGGATTTGCCTTCGAGCGGCTGGCGGGATTCGATCCAGAGGTCTGGGAATCCATGCGCGATGAGGCCGCGCGTGGCGTCGTGATGCCCGGACAGCGCTTTTACGGGTCGGACCGTGACGCCGGCGCGATCCGCAATGCCAGTGCGAACTCGGAACGCTCCGGCACGGCGGGCGCGACGCAATTCCTGCGCCACGCCATCAGCGACCTGAAGCGGCCCGACGGACCCCCCGGCCTTGTCATCGTGAACCCGCCCTACGGTGGCCGGATCGGCGATCGCAAGTTGCTGTTCTCACTCTACGGAGCGCTCGGAAAGACCTTGGCCGAGCGTTTTGCGGGCTGGCGCGTCGGTCTTGTGACAAGCGACAGGGGATTGGCGAAGGCCACGGGGCTGAAGTTCGCGGATCCCACGGTTTCCGTGGCACATGGCGGTATCAGCGTCCATCTTTTCAGAAGCGGTCCGCTCGGCTGA